Sequence from the Rhodococcus pseudokoreensis genome:
GCCTGCCCCAGCGGGGGCAGCTCCGCCGACAGCGCCACATCCCGGTCGCCGAGCAGGGTGATCAGGTGCCCGGCCAGCCCGTGCCTGACGGCTACGCCCGCCGTGGACGTCCGAACTCATGCACGCCGATTACCCCGCCCTTCGGGCAGGCGCACCTCCCCGAGTTTCGGGCGTGCGGTCAGGACAACTGCGCACATCCCTAGCCCACCACCTCCGGGTAGACCGGCGAGCACCTCACTCGGTCGGGTCGAGTAGAACGTTCTGCGCAAGCATCCAGAACTCGGTAGGGACCTGGGGGTACGGGCCGTCACCGACCTCGTGGCTGGTGATCAGATCGGTGGAACGGCCGACGGCCGCGTATCGGCAGTGCTCAACGACGGAACACCTGGGCCGGCGCACCACTCGAAAACCGCAGCCTGTGAACATGATCGGAGACTCAGCGAACATCGCGTCGCTCCCGGCTGCGTGACGTCAGGGCAACGTACCCGCAGTTGCACAGTGCCCCGATCACGGTTCGATCAGTCCCTTCGTCGAGTTCCGGGGGAGGGGATTGACCTTGAATCGTCTCACCGGTCCATTGGATGGGGTTATATGGGTCATGTGGGTATGCGGGTAGGTGTAACCGGCTCCTCGGCACGTAGTCTCAACCTGATTCTGGCTACCTGGGTATCTGCTATCAACTTCTGGGCTTGGAACCTGATCGGCCCCCTGTCCACAACCTATGCAGATGCACTGTCGCTGAGCAGTGCTCAGGCATCGATTCTGGTCGCGACACCGATCTTGGTCGGTGCGCTCGGGCGGGTCGTGATCGGGCCGCTCACGGACAGGTTCGGTGGACGCACCATGTTCATTGCGATCTCGGTCAGCTCGATGTTTCCCGTGCTGGCAGTGGGTTTCGCCGGTGCGATCGACTCGTATGTGCTCCTCCTCGCCTTCGGGTTCGTACTCGGCATAGCTGGAACGATCTTCGCCGTGGGGATCCCTTTCGTGAACAGTTGGTTCAGGCCGGAACGCAGGGGGTTCGCAACCGGTGTCTTCGGTGCCGGCATGGTGGGGACCGCATTGTCGGCGTTCTTCACCCCGAGGTTCGTCCGCTGGTTCGGGCTGTTCCCCACCCACGCAATCATTGCGGGCGCCCTCGCGATCACCGCGATTGTTTGTGTGTTGGTGATGCGCAATTCTCCGGACTTCACTCCGAACACGCAATCGGTCTTGCCGAAACTGAAAGGCGCGGCAAAATTGCGGGTGACGTGGGAGATGTCGTTCCTGTACGCCGTGGTATTCGGTGGATTCGTGGCGTTCAGCAACTACCTGCCTACATACATCAAGACGATCTATCATTTCTCCGCGGTGGATGCGGGTACCCGCACGGCGGCGTTCGCGGTCGCGGCGGTGGTCGCCCGGCCGATTGGCGGTGCGCTCTCGGATCGGGTCCCGCCGAAGTTCGTGGTCTTGTTCTCCTTTGCCGGCACTGCCGCCATGGCGATCGTCGCTGCGTTCCAGCCGCCACCTGATGTTCTCTCTGCGGCCACCTTCATCTCGTTGGCCCTGTTCCTGGGTGTCGGAACCGGCGGGGTGTTCGCCTGGGTGGCACGTCGCTCTCCGGCCAAGAGCGTGGGTGCTGTCACGGGAATCGTCGCCGCGGCAGGCGGGCTCGGGGGTTATTTCCCGCCGTTGGTGATGGGTGCGACGTACAACGCCGAGGAGAACAACTACACGGTCGGTCTCGGCCTGCTGGCGCTGACCGCGTTGGCGGCGTTGCTCTACACCGCGTACAAGCTGCCGGCCCGCGAGTCCGCGCACTCCACTGCCCCGGCCAAGCGGAACTGAAAGGGCGTAAACGTGGCTGTCAATCACACCGGCGGTGCGGCTGAAGAACTGTTGCTCAAGAGCGGACGGTTCTTCACGCCGGGAACGGTGTCGGACGATCTGCGTACGGTCAGCCGGGAGGGGGGTCGCCAGGGCGACATCTTCTACCGGGACCGGTGGAGTCACGACAAGGTCGTCCGATCGACGCACGGGGTGAACTGCACCGGCTCGTGTTCGTGGAAAATTTATGTCAAGGACGGAATTATCACCTGGGAAACCCAGGAGACCGACTACCCGACGGTCGGCGCCGATCGGCCCGAGTACGAGCCCCGCGGATGTCCCCGGGGCGCGGCCTTTTCCTGGTACACCTACTCGCCGACTCGGGTTCGTTATCCGTACGCGCGCGGTGTGCTGGTGGAGATGTACCGCGAGGCCAAACAGCGTGTCGGCGATCCGGTCGAGGCGTGGGCGGACATTCAAGCCGACCCGGTCCGACGGCGAACCTACCAGCGGGCACGCGGTAAGGGCGGCCTGGTGCGTGTGTCCTGGGGCGAGGCCACCGAGATGATCGCCGCCGCGCACGTGCACACCATCAAGACGTACGGTCCCGACCGGGTGACCGGGTTTTCCCCGATCCCCGCGATGTCGATGGCCTCCTTCGCCGCCGGTTCTCGCTTCATCGAACTACTCGGCGGCGTCATGACCTCGTTCTATGACTGGTACGCCGACCTCCCGGTGGCCTCTCCGCAGGTGTTCGGTGACCAGACCGACGTTCCCGAGTCCGGGGACTGGTGGGATGCCTCGTATCTGCTGATGTGGGGTTCGAACGTTCCCGTGACCCGCACACCGGACGCTCACTGGATGGCCGAGGTCCGCTACCGGGGCACCAAGGTGGTGTCGATCAGCCCCGACTACGCCGACAACACCAAGTTCGCGGACGAGTGGATGCCCTGTGCCGCGGGTACGGACGGGGCGATGGCCATGGCAATGGGGCATGTCATCTTGTCCGAGTTCTTCGTCACCAGGCGTGAACCCTTCTTCGTGGACTACGTCCGACAGTTCACCGACCTGCCGTTCCTCGTCAAACTCGAAGAACGTGACGGGCGGATCGTGCCGGGGAAGAATCTGACCGCCGCAGACCTGGGCGAGACCAGTGAGAACGCCGCGTTCAAACCGGTGCTCGTCGACGGGGCAACCAACGCGGTGGTGGTGCCGCATGGTTCGCTCGGCTTCCGCTACGGCGACGAGGGCATCGGCAAATGGAACCTCGACCTCGGCGACCTCGCCCCGGCCCTGACCGTCGCCGCCGACGGCGCCACCGGTGAGACCGCAGTGGTTCACCTGCCCAATTTCGACACCACCGACGGCCACGGTACGATCATCATGCGCGGTGTGCCCGTGCGCCGGGTGGGGGAGCACCGGGTGTGCTCGGTGTTCGACCTGATGTTGGCGCAGTACGGGGTCGAACGGTCCGGACTCCCCGGCGAGTGGCCCACCGGCTACGACGACCCTCGAACCGCGTACACCCCGGCGTGGCAGGAACCGCTCACCGGTGTCAGCGCCACGCAGGTCACCCGGATCGCCAGGGAGTTCGCGAACAACGCCATCGAGTCCGGCGGGCGTTCGATGATCATCATGGGCGCGGGCATCTGCCAGTGGTTCCACGGCGATACCACCTACCGGGCGGTGCTCGCCCTGCTGATCCTCACCGGGGCGATGGGTCGCAACGGCGGCGGCTGGGCGCACTACGTCGGTCAGGAGAAGGTCCGCCCGCTGACCGGGTGGACGACCGTCGCCATGGGTACTGATTGGACCCGTCCGCCCAGGCAGATGGCGGGCACCTCCTACTGGTACGCGCACACCGATCAGTGGCGCTATGACGGATATCGCGCCGACGCGCTCGCAAGTCCCACCGGGCGCGGGCGTTTCCACGGACGGCACACCATGGACGTGATGGCCTCGGCGGTGGCGATGGGGTGGACGCCGTTCTATCCGCAGTTCGACCGGTCCAGCCTCGACCTGGCAGACGAGGCCGCGGCGCAAGGTCGGGACGTGATCGGTCACGTCGTCGAACAACTCGGAAGCGGTGAGCTCGGGCTTGCGGTCACAGACCCGGACAATCCGCAGAACTGGCCCCGGGTGCTCAGTGTGTGGCGCTCGAATCTGCTGGGCTCGTCGAGCAAGGGCAACGAGTACTTTCTGCAACATCTACTCGGTACCGATTCGAATCTTTCGGCCGAGCCGACACGGGAAGACCTTCGTCCGGGCGACGTGATGTGGACCGACGAGATTCCCGAGGGCAAACTGGACATGTTGATGTCGATCGACTTCCGGATGACCTCGACCACGCTGCTCTCGGATGTGGTGCTGCCCGCCGCGACCTGGTACGAGAAGGGTGACCTGTCGACCACGGACATGCACCCGTACATCAACGCGTTCTCGCCGGCGATCGATCCGCCCTGGGAAACGCGGTCCGATTTCGAGGCGTTCGGCGCGGTGGCGCGGGCGTTCAGCGCGATGGCGACAAAGCACCTCGGTGTTCGACGTGATGTGGTGATGGGGACGCTGCAACACGACACCCCCGGCGCGATGGCCTATCCCGGTGGTACTGAGCATGATTGGCGTGCAGCGGGGGAGACTCCGGTCCCGGGAAGGACGATGGGACCGTTGATCGTCGTCGAACGAGACTACCCGGCGATCGCGGACAAGTGGGCGGCGCTGGGGCCCTTGGTGGAGGAGGTCGGCCTGATCACCAAGGGCGTAACCACTCACCCCCATCAGGAAGTGGCTGAACTCGCGGCCAAACACGGAGTGATGAATATCGGTGCCGCCGCGGGTCGGCCAGCATTGAACACCGCGGAAAAGATGTGCGACACGATCCTCGCACTGTCCGGTACCTCCAATGGCCGACTGGCCGTCGAGGGCTTCGAGGAGCTCGAGAAGCGGACCGGGCGCCCGCTGGTGCACCTCGCCGAAGGCAGCGAAGAACGTCGGATCACGTACGCCGACACCCAGTCCCGCCCCGTGCCGGTGATCACCAGCCCGGAGTGGTCCGGCAGTGAATCCGGGGGACGCCGGTACGCGCCGTTCACGGTGAACATCGAAGAACTCAAGCCCTTTCACACCCTGACCGGCCGCATGCATTTCTTCCTCGACCACGACTGGATCGAGGAACTGGGGGAGCAGTTGCCGATCTACCGGCCGCCACTGGACATGGCACGGCTCTTCGAAGGGCCCGAGCTGGGCACCCACAGGAACGGCATCGGGCTGGCCGTCCGCTACCTGACCCCACACTCCAAATGGTCGATCCACTCGGAATACCAGGACAATCTGTTCATGCTGTCCCTCTCCCGCGGGGGACCCACCATGTGGATGAGCCCGAATGACGCCGCGAAGATCGAGGTGAAGGACAACGACTGGGTCGAGGCCGAGAACCGCAACGGGATCATCGTGTGCCGCGCTGTCGTCTCCCATCGCATGCCCGACGGTGTCGTCTTCGTCTATCACGCACAAGAACGCACCATTGACGTGCCACTGACCGAGAAATCCGGTAAGCGCGGTGGAATCCACAACTCATTGACCCGATTGCTGATCAAACCGTCGCACCTCGCTGGCGGGTACGCGCAGATGTCCTTCGCTTTCAACTATCTCGGGCCCACCGGTAACCAGCGCGACGAAGTGACGGTGGTGCGGCGGCGTTCACAGGAGGTGACGTACTGATGCGTGTCATGGCACAGCTCGCAATGGTGATGAACTTGGACAAGTGCATCGGCTGTCATACCTGCTCGGTGACGTGCAAGCAGGCGTGGACCAACCGCTCCGGCACCGAGTACGTGTGGTTCAACAACGTCGAAACCCGACCCGGGCAGGGCTATCCGCGCACGTATGAGGACCAGGAGAAATGGAACGGGGGGTGGGTACGGGACAAGAAGGGGCGGCTGCGGTTGCGGGACGGCGGGCGG
This genomic interval carries:
- a CDS encoding nitrate/nitrite transporter, producing MRVGVTGSSARSLNLILATWVSAINFWAWNLIGPLSTTYADALSLSSAQASILVATPILVGALGRVVIGPLTDRFGGRTMFIAISVSSMFPVLAVGFAGAIDSYVLLLAFGFVLGIAGTIFAVGIPFVNSWFRPERRGFATGVFGAGMVGTALSAFFTPRFVRWFGLFPTHAIIAGALAITAIVCVLVMRNSPDFTPNTQSVLPKLKGAAKLRVTWEMSFLYAVVFGGFVAFSNYLPTYIKTIYHFSAVDAGTRTAAFAVAAVVARPIGGALSDRVPPKFVVLFSFAGTAAMAIVAAFQPPPDVLSAATFISLALFLGVGTGGVFAWVARRSPAKSVGAVTGIVAAAGGLGGYFPPLVMGATYNAEENNYTVGLGLLALTALAALLYTAYKLPARESAHSTAPAKRN
- a CDS encoding nitrate reductase subunit alpha, producing the protein MAVNHTGGAAEELLLKSGRFFTPGTVSDDLRTVSREGGRQGDIFYRDRWSHDKVVRSTHGVNCTGSCSWKIYVKDGIITWETQETDYPTVGADRPEYEPRGCPRGAAFSWYTYSPTRVRYPYARGVLVEMYREAKQRVGDPVEAWADIQADPVRRRTYQRARGKGGLVRVSWGEATEMIAAAHVHTIKTYGPDRVTGFSPIPAMSMASFAAGSRFIELLGGVMTSFYDWYADLPVASPQVFGDQTDVPESGDWWDASYLLMWGSNVPVTRTPDAHWMAEVRYRGTKVVSISPDYADNTKFADEWMPCAAGTDGAMAMAMGHVILSEFFVTRREPFFVDYVRQFTDLPFLVKLEERDGRIVPGKNLTAADLGETSENAAFKPVLVDGATNAVVVPHGSLGFRYGDEGIGKWNLDLGDLAPALTVAADGATGETAVVHLPNFDTTDGHGTIIMRGVPVRRVGEHRVCSVFDLMLAQYGVERSGLPGEWPTGYDDPRTAYTPAWQEPLTGVSATQVTRIAREFANNAIESGGRSMIIMGAGICQWFHGDTTYRAVLALLILTGAMGRNGGGWAHYVGQEKVRPLTGWTTVAMGTDWTRPPRQMAGTSYWYAHTDQWRYDGYRADALASPTGRGRFHGRHTMDVMASAVAMGWTPFYPQFDRSSLDLADEAAAQGRDVIGHVVEQLGSGELGLAVTDPDNPQNWPRVLSVWRSNLLGSSSKGNEYFLQHLLGTDSNLSAEPTREDLRPGDVMWTDEIPEGKLDMLMSIDFRMTSTTLLSDVVLPAATWYEKGDLSTTDMHPYINAFSPAIDPPWETRSDFEAFGAVARAFSAMATKHLGVRRDVVMGTLQHDTPGAMAYPGGTEHDWRAAGETPVPGRTMGPLIVVERDYPAIADKWAALGPLVEEVGLITKGVTTHPHQEVAELAAKHGVMNIGAAAGRPALNTAEKMCDTILALSGTSNGRLAVEGFEELEKRTGRPLVHLAEGSEERRITYADTQSRPVPVITSPEWSGSESGGRRYAPFTVNIEELKPFHTLTGRMHFFLDHDWIEELGEQLPIYRPPLDMARLFEGPELGTHRNGIGLAVRYLTPHSKWSIHSEYQDNLFMLSLSRGGPTMWMSPNDAAKIEVKDNDWVEAENRNGIIVCRAVVSHRMPDGVVFVYHAQERTIDVPLTEKSGKRGGIHNSLTRLLIKPSHLAGGYAQMSFAFNYLGPTGNQRDEVTVVRRRSQEVTY